The following DNA comes from Syntrophorhabdus sp..
TCTTTCCTGATCAGTATATCCACCTTCTTCTCGACCTCGTCAAGCCTCCTCGAAAGCTCCTTCGTGAGGCCGAGACCCTCCTTGAAAAGACCTAACGCCTCATCAAGGGGTATTTTCCCGTCATCGAGGGTTTTAACGATATCTTCCAGTTTTTTCAACCCTTCTTCAAATTTCATGATGGAAGTACTTATTATAGACCTTTAGCATTCGCTTTTGCAAGTATTGATTTGCCCCGCCGGGACGGCTTTTCACCCTGTGAAAAAGACGGCATCCGGGGTAGAATATCCCCATGGATATCCCCCGG
Coding sequences within:
- the xseB gene encoding exodeoxyribonuclease VII small subunit, giving the protein MKFEEGLKKLEDIVKTLDDGKIPLDEALGLFKEGLGLTKELSRRLDEVEKKVDILIRKEDGTVEKTPFPGDDE